The Desulfurella amilsii region CAAGTAAAGGTATGAGTCCTGGAGCTACCATTTTTTTAATTGATGCTTTTGTTACGATATCAACGCAAGCTGCATAATCGGGCTTTGCTTTTCCTTCTAATATACCTTTGATTTCCCTAAATTGCCTTCTAACTTCTTCCACCATTAAGCCACCCGTTTGTCCAACTGCTTCCATTGACATAGCGCCAAAATAAAATGGTAGCAGACCACCAAGCAATAAGCCTACTATAACGTATGGATTACTTAAATCAAAACTTGTTAAATGTCCACCTATATTTGATGAACTTAAAACCCTTGTATACTCAGCAAATAAAACCAATGCAGCAAGTGCAGCAGAACCTATTGCAAAGCCTTTTGTCACAGCCTTTGTGGTGTTGCCCACAGCATCTAGTGGATCTGTAACTTTTCTTACCGATTCATCTAGTTCAGCCATTTCGGCTATACCACCAGCGTTATCGGTGATTGGTCCATATGAGTCTATGGATATTATGATACCAGTTAAAGACAACATTGAAGCAGCAGCAATACCTATGCCATACAAACCGGCTAATTGAAATGCAAAGTATGTTGTAAGTGCAATTACAATAGCTGGCAGTGCTGGCGCTTTATACATTACAGACATACCCTGAATAATATTAGTTGCATGGCCTGTAACGGAGGATTTTGCTATTGATTTTACTGGCTTAAAACTGTAGGATGTATAATATTCTGTAATTACCATAATAAGCCCAGTAAGTATCATACCAAGCACGCTTGTAATAAAAATATTTATTGTTGGATATTGTCCAATTGTTTGTGGTATAAAACTATTCATTGCAAACCATATTGCAATAAGTGAAATAATGGCTGTTGCCACTAGACCTTTGTAAAACGCCCCCATGATATTACCAGATTTTCCTACATTAACAAAGAAAGTACCAATTATACCAGCAACTGATGCAATTGACACGATAAGCAGTGGAAGCATGCCAGCAATACCCATTAGATTCTTTGGATCAAACAAAGAATGCCCCAAAATCATAGCAGCTACTGTAGTAACTGTAAATGTTTCAAAAACGTCTGCTGCCATACCTGCGCAATCACCTACGTTGTCACCCACATTATCTGCTATAACGGCTGGGTTTCTTGGGTCATCCTCTGGTATTCCAGCTTCAACTTTACCTACAAGGTCTGCGCCAACATCGGCTGCTTTTGTGTAAATACCACCGCCAAGCCTTGCAAAAACACTAATTAAACTTGTACCAAAAGCTAAGCCAATTAAGGCCTTTATGGTATGATCAACCGAATTTCCTAATAAATAAACTGATATATAGTAAAAACCAGCGATTGCCAAAAGCCCAAAACCCGTAACCAAAAAACCCGTTACAGAAGCCCCTGTAAATGATAATCTTAAAGCTTTTTTTAAACCTTCTTTAGCAATATTTGCTGTTCTTACATTGCTTTTTACAGAAACTACCATGCCAATAAACCCGGCAAGGCCTGATAAAAATGCGCCAAGCAAATACCCCATAGCAGTAAGTAGGCCAAAATGACTTGACACAGATCCTAATGCCCACAAAATAGCAAAAATTACAATCGCAACTATTGCTATGTATCTATACTCTCTTGCTAGAAAAGCGTAGGCACCTTCTTGTATAGCTTTTGCTATATCTTTCATGCGCTGCGTCCCTTCTTCTTTTGACATAACTAAATAGGCGCTAATAACAGCGTAAATAATCGAAACCAAAGAACTACCAAAAGCAATTAGCAAAATAGCTTTTGCTACATCCATCCAAAAACCTCCTCTAACTATTAATGATATTTTTTATTTGCAAAGCAAAAGTTTGATAATCAATATTTGCAACACTACACAACCACTCAAGCATTTTTATATCATAACTGCATGTTTTGTCTGGTTGTAAAAAAAGCGTATTTACAATGATACCGCTTGCAAGCAGCAAAGCTATTTTTTTATCCGGAGTAACATTATGCGTTAACAATTCATCCGCTATTATTGCAGCCGTTGCACCAAAGGGTTCTATTCTATATCGTGTTAGACTTGAAGTTTTTATATCTCCAAGTCTATGATGATCTATTATTTCTAATACTTCAGAATCAAAAGTACCCTCTGGTGCATTAATAGAATCAGAATGATCTATTAATATTACCGTTCTTTTTGAATATTTTATAATATCAGTCCTTGTAATAATACCAAGTATATTGCCAAGTGGGTTTAGGACTATAACAGCACGACTTTTTGAGCTATAGACTTTTTCTGTAATATCTTTTACGAATTCTCCTTCTTGAACAACAGAAGGATTTTTATCCGCTATAGTAAAAATGGATGCACTCCACTCTACAAGCCCAGCTGTTGCAAATGAACCGTACAAAGATAAAATAATTGCAACCTGATTTTTCTTTGCTAAATCTATAATTTCTTTTGATGGTTTTGCATTGTTTGAAATAATTAAACATTTAATGCCAATTTCAACAGCCTTCTTTTGTATATCATGCCTATTTGCTACGATTAATATGACATTGCGAGGATCAAAGTTTTGTATTTCTTCTAGAAAACTATTGGCATCCATTGTACCCAAAATTACATTTGCTAAAAATTCTTCATCACTAAAGGGGTCATTTAAAATTTTGCCATCTAATGACTTTGAAATTAAACTAATTTTAGTTTTTATTTTTCTAAATATGTCTGGTATTATAGTAGATATACTTTTTCTTGCAATATCTAGCATGTCTATAGATCCGCAAAATTTATTTTCTTCGTCTACTATAGGTACGATTCTTAAATCCTTTTTTAGCATTAATTTAAAAACATCGGTTATAGGTGCGTTTTTTTCTACAGTAATAATACCTTGTGTCATAATATCGCAAACCTTTAGATTTAGATTTGTGATGAAATTTGGTAAAGATATATTTAAATAGCTTAAAACTTTTTGCGTTTCTACGTTAATGCTTCCACTTGCGCAGGCAATGTATTCATTTTCATTTGAAATTTTATTTTTTAAGTAAGCGTACCCAATACATGAAGCTATACTATCTAAATCAGGATTTTTTCTTCCTATTACAAAAATATGTTTTGCACTTCTCATAAGCTTTCTCCTTTTTTATAACTCAAAGCCGATATTACCATAAATGAAAGAATTTGTAAATTATTAGAACATTATTTTTTTTGGAAATTTCCCTTGAAATTATTACTCAATTGTGATTTAATTTTTCCAACTTACAGGAATGTGGTGGTTTAATGCGCTTAAAAGATAATGTGATTTTGCAATCAGCACTATTAATGCTTGGTTTTGGGGTATTAATTGGTGTTTTATTTCCTTTTTTTAGTGATGTAGTATTGGCGCTGCCAAAAACAAAAGTTTATACGACTGCTTTTTTTGTTGTATGCATAATAGCTGGCATAATTGTTGGCTTCATTGGTTTCCTAATAATAAAAATCACAATTATAAAAAGATTAGGAAACCTAAAAGACAAGATCAATACAATTTCAACAAATATACAAAATTACATAGAAGGTAAAATCAAGTATGTAGAGACATGTACAGATTGTTTTGTTGAAAGCAATAAGGATGTTTATGAGTTAGGCATTAAATATAATTTGTTCATTAGTATCATTAGACAATTTTTCTGGCAGTATCAAAAAAGTGATGAGTTTTATTTAAATCTTAGTGAGTCTTTAGAAATAAAAGAACTTAATAATACTTTTGCTAAATTTATTACTGATAACTTCAATTGCCTTGGTATTGAAATTTTTAACTTGGATAAAACGGGCAATGTAGGCATAGTGTATAGTTATTTAGCAAGGCAAGATCTTTCTGAGAATAAAAAAGAGTCAATCAAAAACATATTGGAAAAAGGTCAATTGGTACGCTTTCAAAACCCAAGTATTGAGGTCAGCATTGCAGTGGTATCTATTAAACCCAAAGAGGTTATATTTATACCAATAGAAACAAAAAAAAGTGAAAGTTATTTAGTTGTATTTTATTTTGATATATACTTAAAACCAGATGATATAAACTTTTTTAAACGATTGATGTATCAATATTCTTTGGCTTTAGAGCGATCCCTTGCGTATGAGCATATGCAAGGGATCGCTGCTATTGATGAGCTTACTGGTATTTATAACAGAAGATTTGGCATGCTTAGGCTCTCAGAAGATTATTCAAGGGCAAAACGCTTTAGTAGCCCATTTTATGTTATGATGTTTGATATAGACCATTTTAAAGACATTAATGATGCGTTTGGCCACCAAACGGGCGATTATATATTAGAACAAGTAGCAAAAATCATAAAGAGTTTATTAAGAATAGAGGATGTTTTATTGCGCTATGGCGGAGATGAATTTGTAGCAGGACTAATATGCAAATTTGAAAATGTTTTAGAAAAGGCACAAAGTATAAGAAATGCTATAGAAAAACAAATTTTTTTATTTAGTGATTTAGAAATCAAAGTTACAATTTCGGTTGGTATTTCAAAAAGCCAGCCAAGCGATGAGGTAAAGCTCGAAAGCCTTATCAAAGAATCGGATGAGGCTTTGTATAATGCTAAAGGCGCCGGACGCAATAGAGTGTGTGCGAAATGATTTTTTTGTTGAATATTTAACAAAGTTTTCGTTTTTTTAAAATGGAAATTTTTTATGTATGGAGGTTGTTGTGAAACGTTTCTATAAACACTTTTTTAGTGTGTTTTTTGCATTGGGATTAGTTTTTTATTTATCATCTTGCGCTACCGTTATGAGTGGGATTGAGAATACGAAACTACAAACTCAAGCCAAAATGAGCAATACTATTTTCTTAAACCCAGTTAGTCCAGCTCAAAAAACAATATATGTGCAGGTTCGCAATACATCACAGGTGCCAATGCCAGATTTGAAAGCTATGGTTATACAAAAATTACAGACAAATGGCTACCGCATTGTTGAAGACCCGCAACAAGCCCACTATTGGCTTCAAGCTAATGTATTGTATATGGGCAAACAAACCCAATTTGCCACATTTGATGGAGCACTTGCTGGAGGTTTTGGTGGCGCTTTGGCTGGTGTTGCAATTGGACAAGGCTATGGGAAAGGTGCTGCTGCATTAGGTGGTGCTGCAGTGGGTTCTTTACTTGGCGCAGCAGTGGGCAGTGCTATTCATGTTGATACCTATTTGGGTGTAGTTGATGTTCAAGTATCAGAGAGAGTAAATGGCACAATTAAACAAACTGTAACTTCAAATTACTCTCAAGGTGAATCAGGCCCTGTTGCTGGTGCAACCATAACGCATAAATCAAGTGGTAGCTATAACAGTAACGCAAATTACACACAAGGCACATACGGCACTAATTCAACTACACAAATTCAAGAAAACAAAGAAGGTACACAAATTTCAAGCCAGTATGAAAAAGAGTCAAATTATCAAGCTTCCCGAACAAGAATTGCGGTTGAAGCAAAGCAAACTAACATGGATTTAAAAAAAGTTACACCTGACATTGAAAATCTTATTTCAAACGAGATTGCAGGTATATTCTAGGTTTAGAGGCTAAATAGCTTCTAAACCTTTTTAATTAGATTGAAAATTAACAGTAAAAATGATAAAAATGGTGCATGTATTATGACTTTTCATTGCTGTCTTACCTTGCTTACCGTTTAATTTTACAAAACGATGTTTTGGTAGTCTTAAAAGACAATTTTGAAGCTAAAAATTTATATGAATCGCTAATTTTTTTTAGAGATTATTTTAGTATCAATGCCGTGATAAGTTTTTTTGAAGGCTATAGTATTGGGGCAGTCTCTTCTATTGCACCTTCCAAAGAAACGATTAAAAATCGCATAAATGCGCTATCTAACCTTAAAAATCAAAACAAAAATCACTTTTTAATAGCAAGCCTCGAAGCACTAATGCAGCCTACAATTAAAGAAGAAAGTTTTATTTTGCATGAGGTTGAAAAAAACAAAAGCATAGATAGAAAGGCTTTTATTGAGCTTTTAGCGAGATTTTACTATGAATTTACAACAAATGTTGAAGAGCTAGGTCAATATTCTATGCGTGGCAGCATTGTAGATTGTTTTGTGCCTATCTATGATAAGCCTCTAAGACTTGATTTTTTTGGTGATACGATTGACGATATAAGAACATTTTACCCACTAAATCAAACTACACACGAAAAAATTGATAGGGCTAATATTACATATGCGAAAGAATACTGCTATAATTATAATGAAGATGAGTTTGGTTTTTCGCTAATTGATGAAAGCATAAGGGGTTATGTTTTAGATTATGCAATAGTTAAAAAACTTAAAAAACATTGCTATTTTGATGAGCGATCATTGGAATTTGTTTTAAAAAAAGCCAGCTTAGATAAAAATCTTTACGATTTGCGTATATTAAATGAAGCAGCAACGGATGCTTTATCGTTTATCAATGAGTTTGAAAGTGTTTTTGCTCCAAGTTCACAGCCAGACCAAAAATTAGATTATCTTATAAGATTGTCAAAATCAATGAAGGTTGTCATTGCTTGTGCAAGCGATTACCGTGTGGAAAAGCTAAAAAGCATTCTTGAGTCAAAGGTTTCTGATATTTCACTAAATAGAGATAAAGGTATTTTGTTAAGCAGAGGCTATTTGAAAAGAGGTTTTAAGTTAAAGGATATCGCATTTGTTAGTTTTGAAGAAATTTTTGGCGTACCAGTTCAAAAAGACCAGGAAATACAGCCCAAGGCACAAATGGTACAGTTTCAAAAAGACAAGCTTATTGCTCACAAAAATTATGGTATCGGCATATACAGAGGTATTAAAACCATGCAGGTTGAGGGTGCTTTGATGGATTTTTTTGAAATTGAGTATGCAAACCAAGACAAAGTATATGTGCCTGTGACAAACGCAGACTGTTTATTTGAGTACGAAGGAGCAGCCCAGATTGATTCACTGAACTCAAAATCATGGCATACAAGAAAAGAAAATGCATCTAAAGCCATAAAGAAAATCCTTACAGAACTTGTAAATATTTATGCTAAAAGAAAAATACTTACCCGTACGCCATACAATACAGACTTGCTTGAGATTAAAGAATTTGAAGCGGAATTTGAGTATGAGGAAACCCAAGATCAGCTCCAGGCGATTGAGGATGTAAAAAACGATATGTGCACTTATCGGCCAATAGAGAGGTTGATTTGTGGCGATGTTTCGTTTGGCAAAACAGAAGTAGCAATGAGAGCTGCAGCTATAGCTTGCTTTAATGGAAGGCAAACTGTGGTCATTGCGCCCACTACTATTCTTTCTTTGCAACATTACAATACTTTTTGTGAGCGATTTGCTAATTTTCCTGTAAAAATAGCACTTTTGAATAGTTTTACAAAAAAATCAGAAAAAGAAAAAATAAAAAGTTCTCTTGAAGATGGTCAGATTGATATATTAATTGCGACGCACTCTGTTTATTTTGCAGATATAAATTTTAAAAATTTAAGCCTCGTAATTGTTGATGAAGAACAACACTTTGGTGTAAAAATTAAAGAGTATTTTAAACAAAAATACGAGTCCATCGATATGTTATACCTTTCTGCAACGCCTATTCCTCGTACGCTAAATATGGCAATTAACTCGATTATGGGAATTAGTGTTATAAAGACAGCCCCTCTTTCAAGAAAACACATACAAACATACGTACTTAAACAAACGGATAAAGTCATAAAAGAAGCGATAGAAAGGGAGCTTTTCCGTGATGGTAGTGTGTTCTTTGTTCACAATAGAATTGAAACAATCTATAAAATAAAAGAACACCTTGATCGGTTGTTGCCGGATTGCCAAAAGCATGTTATTCACTCAAAATTGCCAAAAAATGAGATAAAGAAAATTATTACAGATTTTGCAAATGGCAAGTTTCCTATTCTGATATCTACATCTATTATTGAATCGGGTTTGAATTTGAAGCATGTAAACACGATTATTATAACCCAGGCGCAAAATTTTGGCTTAAGCGACTTATATCAGCTAAGAGGTAGGGTAGGGCGCTCTGATATAGAAGCTTTTGCATATTTGCTCTACGATACTCAACTTAGCGAACAAGCCTTAACGCGGCTTGACACGCTAAGGCAATATATGCAAAGAGGTTTGGGTTTTAATATTGCCCTTAAAGACTTAGAAATTAGAGGCGCAGGCAATATTTTGGGAAAAGATCAAAGCGGCAACATAAAAGCTCTTGGGTATGATTTATATGTTGAGTTAACACAGGAAGCATTATCGCAAATATCAAATGAGAAAACCGAGCGCGATGTCGAGATAAAATTTATCGATAATCTATACATACCCGCCTGGTATATAGATGATAATGAAAAAACAGCTGTTTACACGCTTATTTCAAAAGCAAAAAATGAAGAAGAGTTAAGTAGCATAAAAAACTACATTGAAGATAAATATGGCAAACTTCCAAAATTAGTTTCAAAACTCATTGAAATTAGTATAATAAAACTGTATGCTAAAAAATCTTTTGTAAAAAGTTTAATGTTTGGCCCAAAAGGTGTTTCGGTGCAATTTTATATCGATGCAAAAATTGATACAGATAAATTAATAAAACAGGTTAATACATTAAAGGGTAAATTTTTGGGTGAGACAGCAGTTTTTTTAGATATTGACAAAGATAACTTAAATGTGCTAAAAAACTTCTTGATTAATATTGTATAAATTGATATTCTATAAAAAGGAGTACGTATGAAAAAATTTTTAGTATTTATTGTAGCTACTATTTTTTTTGTTAGCATAGCTAAAGCTGAAATAATAGATAAAATTATGGCAACAGTAAATGATAGGCCCATAACAACGTATGATTTAAAGGAACTTGCCCCATTTTATCATGCCAAAGATGAAAAGCAGTTGCTCAATGATGTTATAGATGATTATGTAATTGAAGATATTGCAAAAAAAGAGGGCATTGCGCTTACTGATGAAGATATTAATCAGTTTATTGAAAATGTTGCTAAAAATAACAAGCTTACAAAAGACCAATTAGAAGAAAAAATTAAACAGCAAGGCTTAAGCTATGATTATTATAAGGAATTTGCAAAATTCAACGCATATAAACTAAAAGTTATGCAAAAGGTTTTCGCCCCTACAATTCAAATTGATGAGCAAGAAATTAAAAACTTTTATAACAATCATTCAAATTTGTTTAATCAAAGTACTGTTGTTTTAGACATTATTAAAACGAGCAATAAAGCTGATACTGAGGATGCTATGAAACAGCTTCAGCTTGGAGCTAGTTTTGATAGCGTAAAAGAAAAATATTCAATAGACAAAAGTGAACCTAAAAAAGTTTATGTAGCTGATATAAATAAACAATTGCAAGGTATTATAGAAAAGATGCAGGTAGATCAGATTAGTCCGATTATTGAATCAAGTAACGGTTATTTTATCATTAAAGTATTAGATAAAAAAGATGTCAATTTGCCTTTTGATGAAGTAAAAGATAAAATTAGAAACTTGCTGTTTGAGGAAAAACTGCAAGAGAGATTTGCCAGCTGGCTAAATGGTATTAAAAGCTCTATGGATATAAGCATTTTTAATGAGAATTGATCTTTTTTTAAAACAATCGCGTATTGTTAAAAGACGTACGCTTGCAAAACAGATGTGCGATGATGGTTTTGTTTTTTTAAATGATAAAAAGGCCAAAGCGCAAAGTGATGTAAAAACAAACGATACCATCACAATATACTTTTCTTTAAAGAAAGTTACATACAAAGTGCTTGATGTACCAGAAAGGGTTTTAAGCAAATCCCAATCTAGCTTGCTGTATGAGGTATTAAGTGAGGAATTTTATGAAAAGTAAACCAATTGTTGGCATAAGCATGGGAGATGCAGCAGGTATTTCACCAGAAATTATAATAAAATACTTTCTTTACGGGAAAAAAGCTAACCTCAAGTTAGTTGTTTTTGGCGCAAGCAATGTATTTGAATTTTACAAAAAATTGTTTGATTTAAACTTTAAGATTAAGGTGATAGAAAATTTAAATAATTTAGATGATGATGCACTCAATGTTTTTAATTGTACAAGTTTAAACCCAAAAGACATAGTTGTTGGTCAAATAGATAAAGAATATGGCAAACTATCATTTGAATCAATAAATTATGCCATAGATATGGCACTTGAAAATAAAATTGATGCGTATGTAACAGGACCTATAAACAAAAAGGCTATGAATTTAGCTGGATTCGATTACCCAGGTCATACAGAAATTTTGGCCAAAAAAACTAATACAAAGAATTATGTTATGATGCTTGGATATAGAAAATTTAGAGTATCGCTTGTTACCACGCATGTGAGTTTAAGGGATGTAAGTGATTTAATTACAAAAGAGCGTGTGTTTAATACTATTTTAATTAGCCACAAAGATTTAGTTGAAAAATTTGGCATAAAAAACCCAAAAATATTAGTTAGTTCACTAAACCCTCATAACTCAGAAGATGGCATGTTTGGAGATGAGGAGAAAAAAGAGATTATGCCTGCTGTTGAACAAGCAAAAAAAATGGGCATAGATGTAGTAGGCTCAATTGCCGCAGACACTACATTTTTGCCTCAAAATAGAAAGATATACGATTTGTTTATTAGCATGTACCATGATCATGGATTGAGTGTATTGAAAGCGCTTTATTTTGATAAAAGCGTAAATGTTACTCTGGGTTTGCCTATCATTAGAACATCTCCAGACCATGGCAGTGCATTTGACATTGCTGGCAAGTTTAAAGCAAGCTACCAAAGTATGCAAGAAGCGATACTTCAAGCCTATAATATGATCGAATGCAGGCAAAAAAGTCACTAGGTCAGCATTTTTTGCACGACAAAAGCGTCATTTGGCGCATTGTATCTTTAATTGATGAGCCTTGTTTGGTTTTAGAAATTGGACCTGGCGGGGGGGCGCTGACAGAAGGCTTATTAGAAAAAAGCTTTAGTGTAGATGCGGTTGAGTTTGATAAAGATATGGTTGAGTATTTAAAAGAAAAGTTTAAGGATAGCGGTAGACTAAATATTATCGAGGCTGATGCCACAACATACAGACTTGATAAAAGTTACTGCGTGATGGGTAATTTGCCATACAATGTATCAAAGAAAATTATTGTTAATATGATTAATCAAAAGAATTTTGTTAAAAAGATGATTTTGATGGTTCAAAAGGAAGTAGCAGATACTATAATTGCACAACCGAAAACAAAAGAATATTCAAAGTTTAGTATTTTTGTACAGATTTTTTGTAAAGTTAGAAGAGTTTTTGATGTGCAAGCTAGTGCATTTAAACCACCCCCAAAGGTAATATCCAGCGTTGTTGAGCTTGTGCCTTATGAGGTTAGCTTATTTAATGAGCCGCCAGAAAGTGATTTTTTTGACTTTCTAAAAAAATTCTTTGCCCAACCAAACAAAACTATCAGAAACAATCTAAAGGGATATATTACTGTTCAATACTTAAATGAGAATTTAATCTTGAATACAAGACCTAGGCAGGTGGGTATTCAAGAAATATATAAATTTTATAAATACTTAAAGGAGAGAAAATGGGTATAAATGTTATACCACTTGGAGGATTATCCGAAATTGGCTTAAACTGCACAGTAATTGAGGACAAAACAAATGCTATTTTAATTGACGCTGGATTAATGTTCCCAGAAGAAGACATGCTGGGCGTAGATATGGTAATACCGGATCTTAGCTATGTGTATGATAATGCAAGTAAATTTAAAGCTTTGTTTTTGACTCATGCCCACGAAGACCATTTGGGAGCGATACCTTATTTGCTTGAAAAGATTAAGCTTCCTGTGTATGGCACAAAATTTACATTGGGTATCTTACAAAAAAAACTCGATGAGTTTAAGATAACAGATGCTCAGTTAATAGAAATTGAAACAAAAAAGATTTATAAAGTGGGTAATTTTAAAATTGAACCTATCTTAATGACACACTCGATAATTGGTGGTGTGGGTTTTGCAATTGAAACTTCAGCAGGTATAATTCTGCATACTGGCGATTTTAAGATTGATCAGACGCCTGTAGATGGAAAACCTATAGATTTAGCCCGTCTTGCATATTATGGTGAAAAAGGGGTCAAATTGCTTTTAAGCGATAGCACAAATGCCTTAAATGAAGGTTTTACAAAGTCTGAGAAAAAAGTTGGAGAGGCATTTTATAATTTATTCAAAGAAGTAAAAGGTAGGATTATAGTTGTAACATTTGCTTCTAATATTCACAGAGTCCAGCAAATTATAGATGTGGCTTCTTTGACGAATAAAAAAGTCTGTATAATGGGGAAAAGCATGGTGAGAAACACAAATATATCAAAAGAATTGGGTTTTTTGAATGATCCCAAAGCTTGCATAATTGAAGAGTCTCAATTGGCTGATTATCCCGACGATAAATTAATTATTGTTACAACAGGCTCTCAAGGTGAACCTATGAGTGGTCTATCAAGAATCGCATCCAAAGAGCACCAGAAAATTAGAGTCAAACCTACAGATACATTTATCATATCAGCAAAGCCAATTCCTGGTAACGAAAAAGCCGTTTATAGGATAATAAACACACTATTAAAAGAAGGAGCAAAAATTTACCATGATAAGAACTCAGAAGTACATGTGTCAGGCCATGCTTCAAAAGATGAATTAAAAATCATTCTTGGAATCACAAAACCAAAATATTTTATACCCATTCATGGCGAATATATGATGCGTGTAGCTCACAGGGACATAGCAATTGATGTAGGTATAAATAAAGACAATATATTT contains the following coding sequences:
- a CDS encoding DRTGG domain-containing protein, which produces MRSAKHIFVIGRKNPDLDSIASCIGYAYLKNKISNENEYIACASGSINVETQKVLSYLNISLPNFITNLNLKVCDIMTQGIITVEKNAPITDVFKLMLKKDLRIVPIVDEENKFCGSIDMLDIARKSISTIIPDIFRKIKTKISLISKSLDGKILNDPFSDEEFLANVILGTMDANSFLEEIQNFDPRNVILIVANRHDIQKKAVEIGIKCLIISNNAKPSKEIIDLAKKNQVAIILSLYGSFATAGLVEWSASIFTIADKNPSVVQEGEFVKDITEKVYSSKSRAVIVLNPLGNILGIITRTDIIKYSKRTVILIDHSDSINAPEGTFDSEVLEIIDHHRLGDIKTSSLTRYRIEPFGATAAIIADELLTHNVTPDKKIALLLASGIIVNTLFLQPDKTCSYDIKMLEWLCSVANIDYQTFALQIKNIINS
- a CDS encoding GGDEF domain-containing protein, encoding MRLKDNVILQSALLMLGFGVLIGVLFPFFSDVVLALPKTKVYTTAFFVVCIIAGIIVGFIGFLIIKITIIKRLGNLKDKINTISTNIQNYIEGKIKYVETCTDCFVESNKDVYELGIKYNLFISIIRQFFWQYQKSDEFYLNLSESLEIKELNNTFAKFITDNFNCLGIEIFNLDKTGNVGIVYSYLARQDLSENKKESIKNILEKGQLVRFQNPSIEVSIAVVSIKPKEVIFIPIETKKSESYLVVFYFDIYLKPDDINFFKRLMYQYSLALERSLAYEHMQGIAAIDELTGIYNRRFGMLRLSEDYSRAKRFSSPFYVMMFDIDHFKDINDAFGHQTGDYILEQVAKIIKSLLRIEDVLLRYGGDEFVAGLICKFENVLEKAQSIRNAIEKQIFLFSDLEIKVTISVGISKSQPSDEVKLESLIKESDEALYNAKGAGRNRVCAK
- a CDS encoding sodium-translocating pyrophosphatase: MDVAKAILLIAFGSSLVSIIYAVISAYLVMSKEEGTQRMKDIAKAIQEGAYAFLAREYRYIAIVAIVIFAILWALGSVSSHFGLLTAMGYLLGAFLSGLAGFIGMVVSVKSNVRTANIAKEGLKKALRLSFTGASVTGFLVTGFGLLAIAGFYYISVYLLGNSVDHTIKALIGLAFGTSLISVFARLGGGIYTKAADVGADLVGKVEAGIPEDDPRNPAVIADNVGDNVGDCAGMAADVFETFTVTTVAAMILGHSLFDPKNLMGIAGMLPLLIVSIASVAGIIGTFFVNVGKSGNIMGAFYKGLVATAIISLIAIWFAMNSFIPQTIGQYPTINIFITSVLGMILTGLIMVITEYYTSYSFKPVKSIAKSSVTGHATNIIQGMSVMYKAPALPAIVIALTTYFAFQLAGLYGIGIAAASMLSLTGIIISIDSYGPITDNAGGIAEMAELDESVRKVTDPLDAVGNTTKAVTKGFAIGSAALAALVLFAEYTRVLSSSNIGGHLTSFDLSNPYVIVGLLLGGLLPFYFGAMSMEAVGQTGGLMVEEVRRQFREIKGILEGKAKPDYAACVDIVTKASIKKMVAPGLIPLLAPIIVYFLFGPVTLGAMSIGSIVTGFFLAVSMTSGGGAWDNAKKYIEDGNLGGKGSEAHKAAVTGDTVGDPLKDTAGPAINPMIKIINIVAILIVLIFA
- a CDS encoding complement resistance protein TraT, with product MKRFYKHFFSVFFALGLVFYLSSCATVMSGIENTKLQTQAKMSNTIFLNPVSPAQKTIYVQVRNTSQVPMPDLKAMVIQKLQTNGYRIVEDPQQAHYWLQANVLYMGKQTQFATFDGALAGGFGGALAGVAIGQGYGKGAAALGGAAVGSLLGAAVGSAIHVDTYLGVVDVQVSERVNGTIKQTVTSNYSQGESGPVAGATITHKSSGSYNSNANYTQGTYGTNSTTQIQENKEGTQISSQYEKESNYQASRTRIAVEAKQTNMDLKKVTPDIENLISNEIAGIF
- a CDS encoding helicase-related protein; the encoded protein is MYYDFSLLSYLAYRLILQNDVLVVLKDNFEAKNLYESLIFFRDYFSINAVISFFEGYSIGAVSSIAPSKETIKNRINALSNLKNQNKNHFLIASLEALMQPTIKEESFILHEVEKNKSIDRKAFIELLARFYYEFTTNVEELGQYSMRGSIVDCFVPIYDKPLRLDFFGDTIDDIRTFYPLNQTTHEKIDRANITYAKEYCYNYNEDEFGFSLIDESIRGYVLDYAIVKKLKKHCYFDERSLEFVLKKASLDKNLYDLRILNEAATDALSFINEFESVFAPSSQPDQKLDYLIRLSKSMKVVIACASDYRVEKLKSILESKVSDISLNRDKGILLSRGYLKRGFKLKDIAFVSFEEIFGVPVQKDQEIQPKAQMVQFQKDKLIAHKNYGIGIYRGIKTMQVEGALMDFFEIEYANQDKVYVPVTNADCLFEYEGAAQIDSLNSKSWHTRKENASKAIKKILTELVNIYAKRKILTRTPYNTDLLEIKEFEAEFEYEETQDQLQAIEDVKNDMCTYRPIERLICGDVSFGKTEVAMRAAAIACFNGRQTVVIAPTTILSLQHYNTFCERFANFPVKIALLNSFTKKSEKEKIKSSLEDGQIDILIATHSVYFADINFKNLSLVIVDEEQHFGVKIKEYFKQKYESIDMLYLSATPIPRTLNMAINSIMGISVIKTAPLSRKHIQTYVLKQTDKVIKEAIERELFRDGSVFFVHNRIETIYKIKEHLDRLLPDCQKHVIHSKLPKNEIKKIITDFANGKFPILISTSIIESGLNLKHVNTIIITQAQNFGLSDLYQLRGRVGRSDIEAFAYLLYDTQLSEQALTRLDTLRQYMQRGLGFNIALKDLEIRGAGNILGKDQSGNIKALGYDLYVELTQEALSQISNEKTERDVEIKFIDNLYIPAWYIDDNEKTAVYTLISKAKNEEELSSIKNYIEDKYGKLPKLVSKLIEISIIKLYAKKSFVKSLMFGPKGVSVQFYIDAKIDTDKLIKQVNTLKGKFLGETAVFLDIDKDNLNVLKNFLINIV